The following is a genomic window from Nitrospiria bacterium.
CCCCCCGAAATTGGTCCAGAATTTGGGGTAGGATCTGGGGGCTGGTCAAGTGTTCATTTTGTCATCTCATTCTTTTCGCATTTTTTTATTCCCCAAGGAGACTCCACAAACCACACCTTTAAATCTTCCAAAGGGAGCGGGCGGCTCATATAATACCCCTGAGCACTGTCGCAACCTAACTCATCCAACCGATTCCATGTCCATTCATTCTCAACCCCTTCCGCGACAACCTTAAGACCGAGGTTATGCCCTAAATCAATGATGGAACGGACAATGATTTGATCGTTCTCATTATCCTTCATCCCAATGACAAAAGATTTATCAATTTTGATCGTTCCAACAGGAAGTTTTTTGAGATAACCCAGAGAAGAATACCCCGTTCCAAAGTCATCAATACACAACCCAATTCCCATATCGCTCAATTGTGACAAAACCTTCAGGGCGTTGGTAGGATTAACCATGATTGCGCTTTCGGTTATCTCTAGTTCCAAATATCCCGGTTGGAAATTAAATTTCTCCAAAGCACTGTCGACCCAGGTGGGAAGCTGTGGATCCTGAAGGTTTCTCACGGAAAGGTTACTTGCCACTTTAAGCTTATTTCCACCTTCATATAACGAACAGCATTTTCGCATGGTTTCCTGGAGAACCCATTGAGTGAGAGGGGTAATTAACCCTGTCTGTTCCGCAGGGGAGATAAATTGGTCCGGGGGGATAAATCCATGTTCCGGGTGTTGCCAACGAACCAAGGCTTCGGTACCGCTGACCTGGTTAGTATTAAATTCGATTTTGGGTTGGAAGTATAAGCAAAGCTGATTTTTCTCAATCGCTTGGCGCAGCTCCCCCATCAAAGCCAATCGACGGGGGCTGTGTCGATCAAGGTCGGAGGAATAACTAAGATACCCTCTTCCATTTTCTTTTGCGGCGTACATTGCCACATCGGCTCGCTGGATTAGGGAATCGGCGTTGGAACCATGATCAGGATAGATCCCGATCCCGATACTGACCTCTACAGCGATGGGTAATTCTTGCATAACGATGGGGGGCTCCAGGGCCTTTAATATTTTTAAAGCGACATGTTTCGCATGCTTGGCTTCAGACGACGGCATTAAGATTCCGAATTCGTCCCCCCCCAATCTAGCTATGGTATCAGATAATCGCAATACGCCACCCAAACGTTCACCCACTTCTTTAAGAACAAAATCTCCATAATGGTGGCCCAAGGTATCGTTAATTTCCTTGAAACGGTCCAAATCAAGAATCAAAATGGCCACCTGTTTTTTCTCCCGTTGGGAGAATAAAATGGCCTGTTGGACCCGATCCCGGAATAAGGTCCTGTTAGGAAGATCTGTCAGGACATCATAATAGGCCAGATGTTGAACCAGTTCCTCCGCCTGTTTACGTTCTTTCCGGACCTTCGCCTCCCGCAATTCCCGCTCAATAGCTGGAATGAGACGGGCGGTATTGTTTTTCATAATGTAATCATGAGCCCCCGCCTTCATGGCTTCAACCGCTAGTTCCTCACCTATTGTTCCGGACATTATGATGAATGGGAGATCAAGGCTAAGCTCCCGCATCAGATCTAATGCCGCTAATCCGCTAAACTGAGGCATGGAATAATCAGAAATGATGATATCCCAAGGTTTTTTTTCAAGGGCATTTTTCATGGCCGAATAGGTTTCAACACGTTCACATATTGGTGTATGGTTGCCGTTTTTCAAATGGCGGATCAGCAATGTAGCATCATCTTCGGAGTCTTCGACAATTAAAACCCGAATTGAATTGTTCATTGACGTTTCCTCCCCATGGGTGGTTCGTTTAAAATAAGCCAGTAAAGTCCCAATTGTCTGACAGCTTCTGTAAATTGTGCAAAATCTACCGGTTTTTGGACATAACTGTTTGCGCCGAGCTTGTATCCGTTTACTAAATCTTGGTCTTCCTTGGAGGAGGTCAAAATGACTACGGGGAGCAATTTGGTCCGCTCATCCATACGAATACGTTTTAACACTTCGAAACCGTCCATTTTGGGAAGCTTCAAATCGAGGAGGATAATTTGGGGAAGTATAGTGACATCGCGGCCAGTAAAAGAACCGGTACCAAAGAGATAATCCAAGGCTTCCACACCATCACGGACGACCACAACCTCGTTTTTGATATTGTTTTTTTTAAAAGCCCGGAGGGTTAGTGCTTCGTCATCTGGGTTATCTTCAATCAATAAAATGGAACTATCTTGCATATCCTGCCCCCTTTAGGGAAGTGTAAAATAAAATGTTGCGCCCTTTCCGACATCGGCTTCGGCCCAAACTTTTCCGCTGTGGCGGTGAATGATACGCTGGACCGTCGCAAGGCCAATTCCAGTCCCTGGAAACTCTTTTTCAGGATGGAGCCTTTGAAAGGCCCCAAATAATTTTTTTGCAAAAGCCATATCAAACCCTGCACCATTATCTCGAACATAATAGGCTTCTTGTTCGTTGATCGTAGTAATACCAAATTCAATATTAGATCTTGGTTGTTTTGAAGTAAATTTCCATGCATTAATCAGCAAATTTTCTAAAACCAACCGCAGTAGTCGTTGATCCCCGTTCGCATAAACTCCTTCTGCAATCACAATCTCCACATCTCGATTTGGTGATGTGTTTCTAAGCTCAGAGGCTATGGTATTTGCTATTTCTGTTAAATTGATTCGTTCCTTCCGCATTTCGGAACGTGAAACGCGGGAAAGACTCAAAATGTCATCGATCAAATGCCCCATCCGCTGGCTAGCCTCCCGTACCCGTTTTAGGTAATCCTTCCCCTGAGCGTCCACCCTATCGGAGTAATCCTCAAGAAGGGCCTGGCTGAAACCGTCTATCCCCCGCAATGGGGCACGCAGGTCATGGGAAACTGAATAGGCAAATGCCTCCAGTTCCCTATTCGCAGCCTCCAAGCGTGCCGCATTTAGCTCGAGGTTTTGATTGAGACGTTTGATGGCATCTTCAGATTGTTTACGTTCGGTAATATCACGTGCTGTGCCATATATCATTTCCTTCTCAACAAGCGGAATCGCCTTCCATTGTAACCATCGAAAAGATCCGTCTCTACACCGATACCGATTTTCAAAGGTAATTGTAGCCTCCCCCGTGGAGAGCTTTTGGGCTTCAGAAAGGGTTAATTCCAGATCTTCTGGATGAATAAATTCGAGGTAGGGTTTTGAAAGTAACTCTTCCCCCTTCCAACCAATTGTTTTTTCCCAAGCGGGGTTGAGTTGTTTAAAGTAACCATCGAACCCCGCAATACACAGCATGTCCATTGACATATTGAAAAACCGATCCCGGTCACGCTCGGCTTTTTTCCGATCAATATCCAGACCATCAAGTGATTTTGCGGTCCACCATACCAATCCCACAAAAATGATAATACTTAATACCGAAAATATGGTCACACCAAACTTTGCTCCATAAAACCCTGCCCCTGCCCCCCATAAAATGACCCATCCCAGGAACAAAGGAAGTACAATCGCAGTGGGCAACAAACGACGTGCAATTACTCCACCTGAGTTCGCACGGGTAATAATCGCCGCTAAGCCACGATCCCACCTGCTAAAAAGTATGGCCACGGAAAGTAATAAGAAGGTCACAGAGGTGTGAAAGGCCATTTGGGTAAAGGACGCGATTCCATAGAGATCTTGGGCCCTGTAGAAATAACCAATCATTCCCAAAAATCCGATCAGGCCCGCGATCAGTGCAAAGATCCCAGACGGGAAATGGGATGGGCCAAATTCCGCTTTCAACATGCTGAGAGCTAACCCGATAAGGATAAAACTGAATGCGGTATTGGGAGCCATGCGACCTGGATTGGATGTATTTATTGCATTGGAGCTTTCACGGATGAGCAATTGGTCGATCCCAATATTCCAACCCATAATATACTGAGTTAGGGTAAGAAAACCCATCATTAAAACAAAAAAAGCACAAGCTTTACCAAAAATTTTGTCCCATTTTTTTTCCTTTTCTTTTAACATCAACTTCATGGAGAGACCGGCAAGGAAAAAAGAAAGAGCGGTATTGGCTTTCATAGCCACCCAATCCGGACGAATATTCTTTAGAATGGTGATATCAAACATCCAACCCGTGAAAACAATAAAACCGATGAGGATGACAAAGGTAGATGCCAATTTGGAAAAGGATTTGAGAAAAACAAGGAGGGAGGGGTTTGATTCCATCGCCATCACATTAACCTTTAAAGAGAATTTCCTTTTTCTAAAAATTTTAAAGGAACCCGAAAAACCAAGAAAAATTGAAGGTGTTTTTTCTTAACGAAATTTTATTTTACTTTCGTGCACCATTTCTTAATAAATAAATTCAAATCTCTATCTGTAATTGAAATTAAATCAACTATTGTTCCCAGTTTCTGTATATTTAAATCCACTGGATAATAAAAAGTTATGTAGAAAGAAAAAATTTCCTTTGGCGGATTCACAAGGAATCCAAATATTATTAATAAGCCTACGAAAGGGGATAAATTAAGTATAACAATGTATTTTTATGTGTCAAATAAGGTTAATGGCTAAAAATCAATTGTTCCTGGTTCACCCGATTTAGGGAAACACTATTTTTTAAATTGACGACCATTTTCCGTTCGACCCTGGATTCCAACAGTGAGAGTTTGAGGCGGGGGTTTAACCAACGACATTGAAATTTCAAAAACGTGTTCCCTTCCTAACGGTAAAGCTCCCTCCCAGAAAGGTTTTCCCGCAGTAACCTCCAGCCCTTCCGATTTTTCCACGGTGAGTTGGATTTCCGCTATTTCAGAATTGGCCATCAAGGTCACAGTAAGAACCCATCCTCCGTATTGTACCGAAACCCCGTCAAAAAGGACTTCAAGGGATATTGGCTCTTCAGCATGAATGAATAGCGGTTGGGAAAAGTATAGAAACAAAAGAGAGCTCACAAATATTAACCTCATTTAACTCCTCTTTTTCATTTTTTTTCCAAAGGTCTCCTATGTGGCAAAGGGAGGAAAAACTGCGGTGTTCCTCTACAACCCACCTCTGAGCCTCCTCTCGCAGGGCGAGGCTCAAGAGATCAGGGAGGGTATATAAGACTTTGAAAATTTTAGATGGGAATAAAGGCTGAACCGATGACCCTCGGCTTGTTAGAGCGGATCCAATTTTTTTAACTATTTATTGACTACAATCCAATTGATAAAAACTCCCTTCAGAGCCTGTCCGGCAAACCATTAAGTTAGTGTAGTGAGTCCAACGCTTCTTTACAAATCCCGTTCACCCTGAGACTTGTATGATGAATGTCAAAGCAGAATTCAAGTTAACCTCTGTAAAAAGTATAATGGGTCAACATCAACCCATTGCACCAAGGAGGTGTCTTGATGACTGGCGAAATGGCGCATCATACGTTTATTCCTCAATACTTTGATGTTTTTGCGGGTTTGGATGTCGATAAAACGAGTATTTCGGTTACGTTTATGAATCATCGAGAAACCATCCGGTCCATACGCATTGCTCATAGTGCAGAACATCTGCTGAACTATGTTCGTAAACGTTTTACGGATCAGAAGGTTGCCTTTGCCTATGAAGCGGGACCAACGGGCTACGGGTTGCACGATAAACTGACGGATCAGGGCTATCTCTGTTTGGTGGCTGCGGCTTCGATGATCCCCAGGGCTCCCGGCCAGAGAGTCAAGACCAACCGCCTGGATAGTCAAAAGCTGTGCGAAGCGCTGCGTGGGGGGCAACTCAAAAGCATTCATGTTCCATCGGTTTCTTACCGTCAGCTCCGCCACCTAACCCAGCTTCGGGATACGTTTATCCGGCAAGTGGCTGCCAATAAGTGTCGGATCAAGGCGTTGCTGTTGTTTGAAGGAATTGCTTTTCCGCAAGCCCCCCCTGGCAGTCAGTGGTCTACAATGGTGATAGGTCAACTGAAGCAGCTTTCCTGCCCCGAAGCGGTCCGTTTTAAGCTGGATGCGCTTTTGAGGAATTTGCAGTTTGCCCAACAGCAGGCGCTTGAAAGCATGAGACAGATCCGCCGATTCTGCCACAACGATCCAGAGCTTCACCGCTGTATTGAGTATCTTAGGAGTATTCCGGGGATCGGTTGGATTGTCGCCAGCCATCTTTTGGCCCGTATCGGAGATTGGCGCCAGATTCAAAACGTCAGGCAATTGTCGGCATTCCTGGGGCTGGTGCCGACCGAACATTCCACCGGGGAAACCGTCCAAAGGGGATCCATTACGCGTTCGGGAGATAGTCGCATACGCAGCAAACTGGAAAGGGGTCAAGTCGCTTGTTGTCCAAAGTAAAACCCGATTAAGACTCAATTTCTCTGGTGCCCATCTTACTTTGGTCCGGCCCGGTTTTCATTAAATTTATTCCTTCAACTCGAATTGAATTTTCTAATTAAAATTTCCAAGTTGAGCCAAGAGCAGATTTGACCCCTTCACAAACCGATTTGAAATAAAGAAGGCCAGAAGTGGCAGTCCTGAGGGCGATGCCGTCCCTCCTCAGGACCTCCGGCCAACGCCCGTTCAAGAGGACTGCCACACTTTTCTACGGTTATAAAAAATGAAGATCTTTTACCAGGTTGTTGTCTTCATCGATCTGCAATTCTACGGGCGTTCGCGTCTTTACTCGGTCCATTTTTGCGGCGGCAACATCTTTCAATCCTAAACGAATCGTTCTGCTGTCCTGTAACCGGAGGGTAACCACTTTTGTTTCCGGAGTAAAATTGACCACCTCACCACTGACACCGATGAAATGAAAATAGTTCTGGGCCTTGTCGGAAACATCGTTAATATCAATGATTTGGTTCCCCGCTTCCACTTCGAGCTGCAAACGGTCCCCTTTATGAATATTTTCAATTCCCTCGCGCATTGCCTGTTTGATGCCGAAGGTCCGGGTGGGTCCCACATCCGTTTTCAGAAAAACCAATCCTCCCTTTATTTTCGTCACCGTTCCGTTCACATATTGATAAAAGTAACTCCTGATTCCTAAGGGATAAGGATCGGAAATCCCATAGGACGGTTTTACAGCCAGCGCCAGGGAAAACGACACGGCGACAAACCCGGTCACGAGAAACATGATTTTCCTTTTCATTGCATTCTCCTTTTCTTTGGAACGTACATAGCAGATGTGCTGTTTTAAGGGCTGCCGCTAAATCGGCAACCATGGAGTGGTGATTTCCTTTTCAGGGCGGCCCGGCCCCTCACCTGTCCCGATGGCTTTCAAATTTTACAAACGGGCACTTTGGCCAAACACCCAGGACATGAAAACATTGTCCTGACCTCGGACATCGGCATCGGTGAAATTCAATAACAGGGTGGTTCCAAGAAATGTATTTTTTCCCACCGCATATTCAATCCCGCTGCCCAAGGGAATCAGAAATCCGATATCGTCATTATCCCCCGGTCCCGGCCGGTCCAAATCCATACCGATGATGCCAAGCCCCCCCTGAAGGTGGGGTCGGAGACGGGGCATTTCAGGACTCGTAAAAACGTACTTTGCCTGACCGGAGAGGCCCAATTGGAAAAAATCATCGCTTATTCCTACCTGTAACAAAGGGCCAAGGGAGAGGTGGCGGTCCAGGTAATAATCCAAGTTCGAGGTCAGCCCGAAAATCGTCCCGTCCGCGGTTCCGGACTGAATACCGACCGATGTTCCCAGGGCCATCCGGCCGGGTTGGGTCATCCGTTCCACTGTGTTCTGCTGGGCGGAAGCGGTATCGGGTAAATATAAAACGGCCATGAAACAGAGTGCCGCCAGAACCATTCCAAGGGCCGCACGATTCAAAAAGAACCGTTTTCGGGAGAACATGGCTACGAAATGGAATCGATGCATTCAGGCCTCCTTTCGCCAATAGAATATTGAAACACTCCGAATCCGTCATTCCCAAATGATTTTTCGGAAATCCAGTGTCTTAAAATTAAACAACTTCCAGTTACCCGCTCCCCGTTAAGAACGATGTATTTAACGATTACCCTTCAACGAGGATGATTTTGGCGACCATCTGGTCAATCAGCACCTCGTCTATATCCCCATAGAGGTCAACGGTGTCCCCCACCTGAAGGTCGGCGAACTCGATCGACTCTATGAGCAAAATTGCGGTGCCGTCCTCATGCTTTACCCAAAGAATCAACGAGGGATCTGCAAGACTCACCGTCACTGATCCACCGGTCGAGTCCCTCACCACAAAGGTTTGCGCGAGTGAATCGATGGCCTCAATCGTCCCCACGAGGTGATCCGAAATCTGTTCCTCGGGAGGCAGGAATAAAACCGTCGTGGCTTCAAAGACCCCCAGGGCCACACGAAATACACCCTCGACCAGGACACCATCGCCAAGGAGCAGGTCTTCGGGATTCAGGGCGTCTTTTGTGGTCGGGTCGAAGATAAGGGTCTGGGGTCCCAGGTGGACCAGAATAGTTCCCGATAGAATCTGCCCGGCCGCGAGTTCCACTTCGATCTGGTGATCCACATTCAGTTCACCGATCACCGTACCCCGCAGTTTCAACAGGTCCCCGATCTTAATAAACCGGGCCTGGAGCTCTAATCCCTTTCCGATGCTGAGAATTCCCCTTACGATTACCCGGTCGATGACCTGAAGGGATTCGAAAATTCCCGGGAGTCCGTCTTCCAAGAAAATTCGGGTTTCCGAATCGGTCCGAACCAGAATCCGGTACATGGCATCCCCTTCCGCCGTTCCGGGTTCCCCGGCGAGCGTTCCCTCCCCTACCTTAAACAGGATCTGGTGAGATCCCCGTTCCAGAATAAAGGTTTGATTCTCGGAATCGATCGAAACGATTCTCCCTTCAACCTGGACCTTTTTGTCGGAAAGATCATTCAGGACTTCAACAAACACCACCGGTCTCAGGATAAATTTACCGGATCCGGTCTCGGTAATTTTGACGGATTTTTTGGCATCGAAATCCATCAAAACGGCCAAGGTTCCTCCTGAAGTCACGGAGAAAGGCTTCTTTGGATTGAGGTCGATTTTCCCGTTGGCCACCAAATGAATGTCCGGTCCCGAAACCGTCTCGATCACATTCCCGCTGCTGTCTTTCTTTACAAATTCCGGATCGCTGACGGTCAACCGGATTTTGTCGTAATCCCGCGCGGGAACCCCTTCCCCCACGGCGAACAGATCGGTCACTTCCTGCAATCCCAATAAATTGATACGTCGCTCCCCTTCATAGACCACGACGGAGGAATCTCCTTCGGGAAGGAGCGCCACCTGATTCACGGTCACGTTGATCTCCGAGAATTCATCGGATGGGGAATCGGTCATGAGTATGACCGCTTTCCCCGTTCCGGGAGAAGATCCGGGATCCGAACCGCATCCCAACAACCCCGCAAGGCTAAAAATAAAAAGTGCTTTCCAGGCCAAAAAATAAATCCTTTGTGTTCTCCGGAAATTCATTTTCGTCCTCCTTTCTATAAAAACAAGGAAAGAAAACTAAAATATCAATACGTTTTTACGATGATTCCGACAAATATCATATAAATGAATTCAAATATAAATCCAAACCAAGGGGAAAATGATTTCAAGCCAGGAAGGCCCCCCATCTGTCGGGCGGGCCTCCCCAGGCGCCACATTTTGTTACGTTTTCTTTTCCTTGATCGAGACCACCCGGTCATTCAGATCATCGATCTGTACCTCTACCATGGCCCCCTCCTTGATCTCTCCCTCCTTTCTGGTGGATTGATCGACTCGAACCTGGTGTTTTTCCCCGCTCTGTTCGTCCTGAATGACATAAACCGAGCCCTCGATTTTCAACAATTTCCCCGAGACGGTCGAAGCCCAAGCCTGTCCGACGAAACCGAATCCAACGACCAAGGCAACCATGAGGATCAACATTTTATTCGTTATGGTCATTTTATTTGTCATTGTCTTTTCCCTCCTTATCTATGTTTACACCCCTGAACGACATTCTTTGTTACACAGAACGCAATACAGGTTTTTGTTTATTCTCGGTTTCTTCGACGCAACCTAAATAGACGTCTTTTGCAATGTTCGTGATGAAATTGAACGCATGCAACCCTTCGGTCCGATTCGGAAAGTAAAAGGTGGCCCCTTCTATGGAAATCTGCTTCCCCGAATCGATGGCCAAAATGATCACATTCGTTTCCCGGTCGAGGTCGGTAATCCTATCCAGAGCGCCCTGCATTTCAACCTCACACTGTTTATTAAACACCATTGTTTTTTCTCTCATAACCATCGTCCTCCTTTTGTTCGGTGATTTTACTTATTTCGAAAAGCAAGATGGGTACCAAATGAATTTACCTTAAAAAAATCAGTATCTTATATCGTTAGACGTATCCGATCCAGAAAGTCATGTGTCGGGGCATAACGACATTTATTTCCGAGTAGACCCAAATCCCTTTTAAAATCAATCTACTGGGTTGTCGCTTTTTTACGACGATTACACATTTTCCTGAGATCGGAATAAGGAAGGGACAAGATTGTGGCGCCTGATGAGTTTGTAGAATTCAGTGCGGTTTCGTTTGGCCAGACTGGCGGCCTGGCTGACATTACCTTGTGTCATTTGTAGCAGTTGAACGAGATAGTCCCGCTCGAACCGTATTTTGGCCTCATCCAAAGAAGGAATCTGTTCCGATTTGGTCCTTAAGGCCTTTTGAATCAGTGATGCGGAAATAATCGGGGTGGTGCAGAGCGTGATGGCATGCTCCACAACGTTCTGAAGCTGCCGGACGTTTCCCGGCCATGGGGCATGGATCAACAACTCCATGGCCTCCGGTGAAAATCCCGTCACCTTTTTATTATTTTTTCCGGAAAGATCCGAAAGAAAATGGGTCGAGAGAAGGGGAATATCTTCCCGCCGTTTGGATAATAGCGGCACCTCAAGGGTGACCACGCTCAATCGATAATATAAATCGGCTCTAAAATGTCCTCCCTCCATTTCCGCTTCAAGGTCCCGGTGGGAGGCAGAAATGATTCTGACATCGACGGGAACGTCTTGAGTGGACCCGACCGGCCTGATTTGCTTTTCCTGCAACGCCCGCAACAATTTGGGCTGAAACATCATGGGCATATCACCAATTTCATCGAAAAAAAGGGTCCCGCCATTCGCCGCTTGAAACAATCCGTTCCGATTTTGAACCGCCCCCGTAAAGGCCCCCTTC
Proteins encoded in this region:
- a CDS encoding EAL domain-containing protein, with amino-acid sequence MNNSIRVLIVEDSEDDATLLIRHLKNGNHTPICERVETYSAMKNALEKKPWDIIISDYSMPQFSGLAALDLMRELSLDLPFIIMSGTIGEELAVEAMKAGAHDYIMKNNTARLIPAIERELREAKVRKERKQAEELVQHLAYYDVLTDLPNRTLFRDRVQQAILFSQREKKQVAILILDLDRFKEINDTLGHHYGDFVLKEVGERLGGVLRLSDTIARLGGDEFGILMPSSEAKHAKHVALKILKALEPPIVMQELPIAVEVSIGIGIYPDHGSNADSLIQRADVAMYAAKENGRGYLSYSSDLDRHSPRRLALMGELRQAIEKNQLCLYFQPKIEFNTNQVSGTEALVRWQHPEHGFIPPDQFISPAEQTGLITPLTQWVLQETMRKCCSLYEGGNKLKVASNLSVRNLQDPQLPTWVDSALEKFNFQPGYLELEITESAIMVNPTNALKVLSQLSDMGIGLCIDDFGTGYSSLGYLKKLPVGTIKIDKSFVIGMKDNENDQIIVRSIIDLGHNLGLKVVAEGVENEWTWNRLDELGCDSAQGYYMSRPLPLEDLKVWFVESPWGIKKCEKNEMTK
- a CDS encoding response regulator — translated: MQDSSILLIEDNPDDEALTLRAFKKNNIKNEVVVVRDGVEALDYLFGTGSFTGRDVTILPQIILLDLKLPKMDGFEVLKRIRMDERTKLLPVVILTSSKEDQDLVNGYKLGANSYVQKPVDFAQFTEAVRQLGLYWLILNEPPMGRKRQ
- a CDS encoding PAS domain S-box protein, whose translation is MAMESNPSLLVFLKSFSKLASTFVILIGFIVFTGWMFDITILKNIRPDWVAMKANTALSFFLAGLSMKLMLKEKEKKWDKIFGKACAFFVLMMGFLTLTQYIMGWNIGIDQLLIRESSNAINTSNPGRMAPNTAFSFILIGLALSMLKAEFGPSHFPSGIFALIAGLIGFLGMIGYFYRAQDLYGIASFTQMAFHTSVTFLLLSVAILFSRWDRGLAAIITRANSGGVIARRLLPTAIVLPLFLGWVILWGAGAGFYGAKFGVTIFSVLSIIIFVGLVWWTAKSLDGLDIDRKKAERDRDRFFNMSMDMLCIAGFDGYFKQLNPAWEKTIGWKGEELLSKPYLEFIHPEDLELTLSEAQKLSTGEATITFENRYRCRDGSFRWLQWKAIPLVEKEMIYGTARDITERKQSEDAIKRLNQNLELNAARLEAANRELEAFAYSVSHDLRAPLRGIDGFSQALLEDYSDRVDAQGKDYLKRVREASQRMGHLIDDILSLSRVSRSEMRKERINLTEIANTIASELRNTSPNRDVEIVIAEGVYANGDQRLLRLVLENLLINAWKFTSKQPRSNIEFGITTINEQEAYYVRDNGAGFDMAFAKKLFGAFQRLHPEKEFPGTGIGLATVQRIIHRHSGKVWAEADVGKGATFYFTLP
- a CDS encoding IS110 family transposase, producing the protein MTGEMAHHTFIPQYFDVFAGLDVDKTSISVTFMNHRETIRSIRIAHSAEHLLNYVRKRFTDQKVAFAYEAGPTGYGLHDKLTDQGYLCLVAAASMIPRAPGQRVKTNRLDSQKLCEALRGGQLKSIHVPSVSYRQLRHLTQLRDTFIRQVAANKCRIKALLLFEGIAFPQAPPGSQWSTMVIGQLKQLSCPEAVRFKLDALLRNLQFAQQQALESMRQIRRFCHNDPELHRCIEYLRSIPGIGWIVASHLLARIGDWRQIQNVRQLSAFLGLVPTEHSTGETVQRGSITRSGDSRIRSKLERGQVACCPK
- a CDS encoding DUF4382 domain-containing protein, producing MNFRRTQRIYFLAWKALFIFSLAGLLGCGSDPGSSPGTGKAVILMTDSPSDEFSEINVTVNQVALLPEGDSSVVVYEGERRINLLGLQEVTDLFAVGEGVPARDYDKIRLTVSDPEFVKKDSSGNVIETVSGPDIHLVANGKIDLNPKKPFSVTSGGTLAVLMDFDAKKSVKITETGSGKFILRPVVFVEVLNDLSDKKVQVEGRIVSIDSENQTFILERGSHQILFKVGEGTLAGEPGTAEGDAMYRILVRTDSETRIFLEDGLPGIFESLQVIDRVIVRGILSIGKGLELQARFIKIGDLLKLRGTVIGELNVDHQIEVELAAGQILSGTILVHLGPQTLIFDPTTKDALNPEDLLLGDGVLVEGVFRVALGVFEATTVLFLPPEEQISDHLVGTIEAIDSLAQTFVVRDSTGGSVTVSLADPSLILWVKHEDGTAILLIESIEFADLQVGDTVDLYGDIDEVLIDQMVAKIILVEG
- a CDS encoding sigma 54-interacting transcriptional regulator, producing the protein MSENKQKILIVDDDTDLLRLLTMRLKAAGYQVTTTESSEKALVQLTVFRPNLVITDLRMEGMDGMALFEAIQESHPALPVIILTAHGSIPQAVKAIEKGVFSYLTKPFDGKVLINHVQKALQLSGQSPDPISTEQDMQWRKEIITRSPLMEEVLCQAKLVGEGDASVFIHGETGTGKELLAKVIQKASPRRNRPFIAVNCSVIPEQLFESELFGYMKGAFTGAVQNRNGLFQAANGGTLFFDEIGDMPMMFQPKLLRALQEKQIRPVGSTQDVPVDVRIISASHRDLEAEMEGGHFRADLYYRLSVVTLEVPLLSKRREDIPLLSTHFLSDLSGKNNKKVTGFSPEAMELLIHAPWPGNVRQLQNVVEHAITLCTTPIISASLIQKALRTKSEQIPSLDEAKIRFERDYLVQLLQMTQGNVSQAASLAKRNRTEFYKLIRRHNLVPSLFRSQENV